Sequence from the Hyalangium minutum genome:
GCCCGGGCCGGGCCGGCCCCGAGGGAGCACCGAGCGATCACCCGGGCTTTGGGAGGCCTGCCCCCTCAGATTCTTGAGGGACCGAGGGGCTCGCCTCGGAAAAGTGCCTCAGCGCCGCGAGCGGGCAGCCGTCTTCTTCTTCCGTGCGGGTGCGCGCTTGGAGGCGCTCTTGCGCTGGCGAACAGGGCCGTCCGTTCCGTGAACCGCGCGGTACCAGAAGGAGCCCGGACGGAAGGCCTGGGGGTCCTGGGCCTTGAGAGCCTTGGCGGCCCGGGTCCGCAGTCTCTTGGGAAGGATGGGCTCGTCCTCCTCCTCCTCAGTGCGTTCGCGCAACAGGTCGCGATAGATGATCATGCACTCGAGGAGCTCAGGCACTCCCGAGTTCATCAAGACGGGCACCGCCTCCTTCTCCGGATCGCGCAGGACGACCCGGCCACCTGTGCTCTCGTCGAGGCAGACACACAGGTCCTCTTCCTCGCCGTCCCCGTAGGTGCCCAGGACTCGCAGGCCCTCGGAGAGCACTTCGAATGGCTCTCCCTCACGTCCGGCATCGAAGTCGATGAATGGAACGCCGCACTCCGGAAGGCCCACACTCAAGAGAAAGGAGCGGTTCCGCTCATCGAGCTGGAGCCCCTCGAGAGCCTCCTCTCCAAAGGCCAAGCACGGATCCTCGGCCTCCGTTCCTTGCGCCCAGCGCGCGGCGGCAGGCGCTGCAGCCACCTCCGCCTTGCGCTTCTTCCGCAGGGCTTCCTTCTCCCCAGGGATGAGCTTCAGCTGGGCATCCAGGAGCCGAGGCAGTTCCATCAAGTGGACATGAGACTGGCAGCCCAGCGCTTTGCGCAGCGTGGCGTCAGCGCGGAAGGACTGTCCTGGGATGAGCCAGAGCTGATGCTCCGCCACATGCCGAAGAACGGCCTTCATGGCCGCTGGAGGCTGAACCGGTCCTGGCCCGACAAGCTGGGCCAGCGCGGGCGAAGGCGTGAACGCCACTGACATGAGGTCAGAGGGCTTGGGCATGCCGTCACTCTACCGCCGAGCGGAGGACCGTGTCGGTCTCGGAGAGCAGAGCCTTCACCAGATCAGCGGCGGACACGTCACGCGAGAGCGCGGCCCCCTGGCCCGCCCAGAGCGCCATGAACCGGGTGTCCCCCTGGCGGGCCGCGGCGCCCCTCAAGGCAATCGTGGCGTAGTGCTGCGCCGGGAACGGCAGCACGGCCTCACTGCCTTCGAGCGCGGTGATGAACTCGTTGGCGATCATGCGTCCCGGGCGTCCCGTGAACGCGCGGGTGATCCGCATGGAGTCATCTCGGGCTCCCCGGAGCACCGCCTTGTGAGCTACGGCGGTGCCGGCCTCCCGGCACGTCATGAAGGCCGTGCCCAGCTGCACGCCGCTCGCGCCAAGCATGCGCGCAGCCGCGATGCCCCGGCCATCCATGATCCCGCCACTCGCGATGACCGGGAGCTTCACGGCGTCCACCACTTGGGGAACAAGCGCCATCGTCCCCACCAGCCCTGACTCGAAGGGCCCGGCGAACGTGCCCCGGTGCCCTCCAGCTTCCGAGCCCTGAGCGACGATGGCGTCCACTCCCGAGGCCTCGAGCTGCCGGGCCTCCTGGACGTTCGTGGCCGTGCCCGCCACCAGGATTCCGCGTGACTTGAACGACTCGAGCACGGAGGCCGATGGAATACCGAACGTGAAGCTGAAGACGGCCGGAGCGCTCGCGAGCACGGCCTCGACCTGTCCGAGAAAGTCCGGCAGCGCCGTCGCCGGAGACTGAGGCGCGGGCAACCCGAGCTGCGCGTGGTAGCGGGCCAGGATCTCCAGCATGGGCGCCGGGTCCACGCTCTTCGTAGGGCCCACGGGGGAGAACAGGTTGATGGCGAACGGCCGCTGCGTGAGGGCCCGCACGGCCTGGGCCTGCCGGAGGATGTCCTCGGGAGCCAGGTAGGACGCGCCGATGGACCCCAGCCCCCCCGCGTTGGACACCGCTGCCACCAGTTCTGGAGTGGTGATGCCTCCTCCCATGGGCGCCTGGATGAGGGGCTGCTCCACTCCGAGCTTCGCCGCGAGACTGCGCCACGCGCTGGTACCCATGACAGGTCTCCTCCCGGTTTTGGCACCGTCACGGTGCGCCCGAGGCGTGCTCCGAGGAAGCGAATTGTTCTGATGCTCCCCATCGAATGCCCACCAAGCAACCGGGCAGAGGGGGCCGGTCCTGTGGCATCCTCGCCGGACGTACATGGCCACCCCCGCCCCCACCGCCCAGAACTGGGTGCTGCGTCTGTTCTTCGTCTCGGGCCTCTCCGGGATCCTCTTCGAGGTCCTCTGGACGCGGATCTTCACGTACCTGCTCGGGGGCACCACGCACAGCGTCACCGCCGTCATCACGGCGTTCATGCTGGGGCTCGGGCTGGGCTCGTACCTGTTGGGCCGAGTGGCGGACCGTTCCACCCGGCCGCTGCGCATCTACGGGCTGCTGGAGCTGGGCGTCGCGTTCAGCGGGCTCGTGGCGTTCTATGCCTTCCACCACATCGAGTCGCTCTACTCGGTCCTCTATGCCTGGGCGCCGCAGGCGACGATCAAGTGGCTCGTCTTCCTGATTGCGTTCGTCTTCGTCTCGTTCTCCGCCACCCTCATTGGGGGCACCTTGCCCGTGCTCGCCCGCTACGTGGTGAACCGGGATGAAGGCCTGAAGGCCGCGCTGGGCCAGCTCTACTCCATCAACACACTGGGAGCGGCGGCGGGCTCGGTGCTGATGATCGGCCTGGTGTGGGTGCTGGGCTACGAGACGGGCTACCACCTCGCGCTTGCGCTCAACGTGGTCACGGGCGTGGCGGCCCTGCTCCTGTCCCGCCGTGAGAACGCAGCGCCTGTCTCCAGCAGTGAGGCCCCGTCCGCCTCCCCTCCTCCCACCGCTGAACCTCGGGAGACCCTCGATGGCCGCATTCTCCTGCCTGCCTTCGCCCTCTCCGGCTTCTGCGCGCTGGCGTACGAGGTCATCTGGTTCCGGCTGCTCGACTTCTTGCTGTTGGGCCGGCTGACGACCTTCGCCTGCGTCCTCTCCGTGTACCTGCTGGGGATCAGCCTGGGCAGCGTCGCGTTCAGCCGCTGGAGCCCCCGAGGCCTGAGCGATCTCAAGCTGTTCGTCGTCTTCGAGGCCCTGCTCGGGCTCCTGGGACTCCTCAGCCTGCCGGTGCTGTCGGCGGTCAGCGGCTGGGGGCACCGGCCGTTCACCATCGCCGTGGGCTTCCTGCTGCTCTTCGCGATGACGCTGCTGCTGGGAGGCCTCTTCCCGCTGGCGGGCAAGCTGTACGCGGGGCCGATGCGGCTGCTCGGGCGGACGGTGGGCAACATCTACTCGGCCAACACGGCGGGCTCGGTGCTGGGCTCGTTCCTGACGGGCTTCGTCCTCTTCCCCACCATCGGCACCTCGGCCGCGCTGCTGCTCATCGCGGCGCTGAACCTGGGCATTGCCGCCACCCTGGCGGGCGTCTCGCTGCGGCCGCTGAACACCCGCTGGGTGGGCACAGTCGCGGCACTCGCGGCGGTGGGGCTGGGGGGCTGGTTCAGCGCCGACTGGCTCACGCGGTACTACGAGCACGTCAGCCTCCGCCCAGGCTTCCGGGTGATCGCCGAGAGCGAGAGCAGCCTGCAGCCCGTGCTGGTAGCTGAGAACGGCCAGGGCGATCGGGTCCTCCTGGGCGGTCCGTTCCAGTCCGGGGAGACGGTGCCCGCGCGGAGGCAGACCCAGAAGCTCCAGGCGCACCTGCCAATGCTCGTGCACCCGAACCCGCAGCGGGTGCTGGAGATTGGCTACGGCGTGGGCGAGCTCCCACGGACCTTGCTGCTGTACCAGCCGGAGCTGCTCCAGCTCGTCGAGCTGGACGAGCACATGATCCCGGTAGCCGAGGAGTACTTCGGGGCGCTCAACGAGCACGCGAGCCGCAAGCCCAACGTGCGCGTGGACGTGATGGACGGGCGGCACTTCCTGAAGATGAGCGAGGAGCAGTTCGACGTGATCATGTCGGACTCGATGATCCTCGCCAGTGAGGGCAGCCTGCGGCTCTACACGGAGGAGCACTTCCGCGAGGCGCGCCGGCACCTGCGTCCCGGGGGCGTGGCGCTGGTGTGGCTGCCGCTCAACGCGGGCATCAGCAAGGCCATGGTCATCCTGAAGACCTTCCAGAAGGTCTTCCCACAGAGCCTGCTGTGGCTGCCGCTGGGGCTCAACACGCAGGAGGCCTTCATCGTCGGCTTCCGGGACGAGGCCTCCATCGACTGGACGGCTTGGCGCGAGAAGTACGAGCGGGTGGCCCGGCAGGACTTGCAGGCCTTCGGCTGGGACTCGCCGGGGCTGTTCTTCGCGAGCTTCCGAGCGGGGCCTGAACAACTGTCCGAGATCGCCTCGCGCGTGCCGATGATCAACCGGGACATGAACCCGGTGCTGGACTTCTTGCCGCAGGAGACTCCGGCGGAGATCGATGCGGCGGTTCGCCAGCTCATCGCCTACCCGCCGGGCGCGATCTTCGCGCACCTGAAGGACGGTCCCACGCCGGATGAGTCGCTGGGGGCCCTTCGAAGCGAGGTCGAGCGCATCCACGAGGCGGACCAGCGCTTCTTCCAGGGAGTCGAAGCGCTGGAGCGGTTCGGCGCGCGGCCTCCGTCGGAGGTGCTGGCGAACGCGGCCACGCTGACCGAGGGCTTCCGTCAGGCCCTGGAGCTGTACCCCCGCCACCACGCCTCGGCGGTGTGGATGGCACAGGTGCTGGGGTTAGCGGCGAAGGTGCAGCCTCCGATGGAGCCCGAGAAGGTTCGTGGGCTGCTGGAGGAGGCATTGCGCTACAGTCCGTCGGATCTCGCGGTGGCCGAGGCGCTCGCGCGCCTGGCGCTGCAGCGAGGTGACAAGGAAGAGGCTCACAAGTACATCGAGCGGGTCCGGGCGCTGGCGCCCTACTCCCGGCTCGCCGCCACCGAGACGCCATGAACGACTCTCCCGCAACCCTCAGCCGCGCTCGCTTCCGGTTCCTGTGTGGGCTCCTGTTCTGCACAGGGATGACGTCGCTGATCTTCCAGATCATCTGGCTGCGAGGCTTCAGCATCATCCTCGGGAGCACCATCTACTCGATGGCCTGCGTCGTCACCGTGTTCATGCTCGGGCTGGCGGTGGGCAGCCTGATCATGTCGAGGCTGCTCAAGGGCGGAGGGAAACTGGCGGAGCGTCCGCTGGCGGCCTACGGCACGGTGGAGCTGCTGGTGGGGATTAGCGCGCTGATCATCACCTGGACGTTGTTCAGCCACCAAGACTTCTACCTCTCGCTGTCGGGCTCGCCCACGGCGCCACTGCTGTCACGGCTGGTGGCACAGTTCAGCGTGTGCCTGGCGCTGATTGGCATCCCCACGGCGCTCATGGGGATGACGCTGCCGCTGCTGAGCCAGCTCGTGGCGGACCGGCGGCAGGTGTCGGCGCTGTACGGCGTGAACACCATCGGAGCGGCGACGGGGAGCATCATCGCCAGCTTCGTCCTCATCTATTACTTCGGGTGCATCCGGGCGGGGGCGTTCGCCGCGGCGGTCAATGCGCTCATCTTCACGGTGGCGCTGGCGGCCAACCGCTTCTTCCCTCCGGCCCAAGAGCCCGCCGCGGAGCAGCCGCCACCGGACGCCGCGAGCACTCCCGAGGGGCGCATGCTCAGCCGTCCGCTGATGCTAGCGATGGCGATCTTCTCGGGGTTCGTGGCGCTCTCGTGTGAGATCACCTGGACGCGCTTCCTGTCGTTGTGCTTCGGCAACCGCATCTACGTGACGAGCATCGCGCTGTCGATCATCTTGCTCTTCATGGGGCAGGCGGCGCGCATGAGCAGCGCGATGCTGCGCGGGACGACGCCGCTGTGGCGCATCCTGTTGTACGCGTGCTCGCTGACGTTGATCTCCTTCTCGGCGGCGCTGCTGCTGGAGCGGTCGGCGTTCCAGCCGACAGAGCCGGGGCTCGTGGTCCTCTTCATCCTGTTGATGGTGGTGTTCCCGGCGACGGCGCTCGGGCTGATCTTCCCTCTGACGCTGGCGGCGCGGCCGGCGGGGGTGACGAACGGGGCGAGCTGGGTGGGACTGGTGTACGGGATGAACACGCTGGCGAGCCTCGTGGGCTCGCTGGCGAGCGGGTACGTACTCATCAATCTGATCGGCTCCAACGGGCTGATTGCGTTCAACTCGGTGCTGCTGCTGATCGCGCTGGCGGGGCTGGCGTACGGGTTCCGGTCGCACTTCAAGCTCTCGGACCATGCGCTGGGCGGAGTGGCGGTGGTGGGCTTCCTGGCGATCATCGCGCCGAAGAGCCTGCAAGTGCCTCCGGTGGTGGATGCGGAGCGCGCGGTGGTCCGGAGCGAGGACGCACACGGCATCTTCAGCGTGGTGCAGATGGACGAGGGCCGGCTGCGGGTGCTGAACAACCGGACGGACCTCGTCTATCTATATGGGGACCCGAGCACGCAGTACGTGCAGGAGTCGCAGGCGTTCCTGCCAATTTTGTACGCGCCGAAGCTGGAGAAGGTGCTGAACATCGGCTCGGGGTACGGCATCACGGCGGGAGCGTTCTCGCGGGTGAACGAGGTGAAGTCCATCGAGGCGGTGGAGATCGTCCCGGCGCTGGTGGAGCACGCGAAGCTGTTCAGCCCTGGGAACCACGACTACTTCACGAACCCGCGGGTGAAGATCCACATCACGGACGGCCGGCACTTCCTGGCGACGACGCCCGAGCGCTACGACATCATCTCGATCAACGTGTCGGATCCGTACCTGCCGGGCTCCTCGAGCCTGTTCAGCCACGAGTTCTACGAGCTGACGAAGTCACGGCTGGGGCCTGGGGGCGTGATGGCGCAGCACATCTTCGGGCCGGACATGGCGACGCTGTACCACGGCATCCGCGAGGTGTTCCCGCACGTGAAGGCGATTCCGTCGTATGGGAACGGGCTGACGGTGATTGCCTCGGCAGATCCGCTGGAGCCGCGCCAGCGTGACTTGTTCCTGCAGCGCTACAATGAAGGCCGGGCGCTGTTCGACACGATTGGCATCCCGGACGGGCTGATGGGCTTCGAGCGGCTGGTGCTGCTGGGAGACGAGACGCTGAAGGAACTGTCCTCGCGGGCGCCTGCGTTCCGCAACAGCGACGACATGCCTGCACTGGAGTTCCGCCGGCTTCCGGGCCAGCTGGGCCTCTTCTACTCGAATAACTGAACAAAGCCGTGCACGGACCCACGTGTGACCTTCATCCGCTTCATGCAGGAGCATGAACCGATGAAGCTCTTCAATGGCCTGGGTGTCGCGCTGGTGTTGATCACTCTGGGCTGTGCCGGACCCGTGAGTTCCTCGCGAAGTGGGAGTTCTTACTCCTGGCCAGGGTCCATGCTCCCGAGGGCAGTGTCCTCCCAGCAAAGCTCGCCCACATCCACGCCAAGACAGGGCACACCGGCGGCTTCTCGGGAGGCCAGTAATGCCAACTCCTCTGCGCACATTCGAAGGGGGCCCTCCACTCACCCCTGAGGACCTTCGTTCCTTCGAGCAGCAGCATGGGCTTGCCCTCCCCGCCTCATACGAGGAGTTCCTGCTGAAGACCAACGGCGGACGCCCGGAGAGGGACCTGTTGGCGCTCACGGGCCTTGAGGGCAACCCGCGTGCCCGCATCCATCTCTTCTTTGGCCTGAACGATCCGGTCGAATCGTGCAACCTCGATTGGAACCTTGAGGTCTTCAAGGATCGCATCCCAGTGGGCCTGATTCCGATCGCCACCACCGAGGGCACAGACAAGATCTGCCTGTGCGTGGCTGGGGAACGCGCAGGGGCTGTCTTCTACTGGGACGGCCACGCCTCACCTGATGAGCGAAATCTCTACGCACTCGCCGGTGACTTCACGTCGTTCCTCTCATCGCTCCACGCCGATGAACTCTCGCCCAAGACTCACTGAGGCCCCCACTCCGCGCGCCTCTGCTCGAAGTCATCGTGGGGTGTAGCCGTCACCTCATGCTTCACGGTGGTAGAAAGAAGCCAGCCCGAAGCCCCAGGAGGACCGAATGAAGCGTGCGTTGCTCGTCATTGATATCCAGAAGGACTACTTCCCCGGAGGAAAGATGGAGCTCGTTGGCACCGAGGCCGCGAGCCTGCGTGCCCGGGAATTGCTTGAGGGCTTCCGCAAGAACGGAGAGGAGCTCATCCACGTCCAACACATCTTCCAGGCCCCCAATGCCCCGTTCTTCGTCGCCGGAACGGAGGGCGCGGAGATCCACCCGAACGTTCAGCCCCTCCCCGGTGAGCGTCTGCTCGTCAAGCACCACGCCAACTCGTTCAAGGATACGCCGCTGCAGCAGTGGCTCCGCGAGCGAGACGTCACCGATGTCGTCATCTGCGGGATGATGACCAGCATGTGCGTGGACGCCGCCACCCGCGCGGCAGCAGACCTGGGCTTCAACACCTACGTGGCCGCCGATGCCTGCGCAGCCCCAGACCTGCGCTCGGGCGCCGAGATCATCCCCGGGCGCACCGTGCACAACGCCTTCCTGGCCGCCCTGGGCTCACTGGTCGCGCGGGTGGAGAGCACAAGCGAGCTCCTCTCGCGGCGCGGATAAAGAAACGGCCTCTCCCTTTCAAGAAGGGAGAGGCCGAATTCACGTCAGCACATGTCGCTTGGGAGCGGCTACTTCGCCAGCTCCACCAGCGCCGCGGCGCCCATGCCGCCGCCGATGCACATCGTCACCACACCGTAGCGACCGTTCCGCCGCTTCAGCTCGTACAGGATGGTGCCCACCATGCGAGCACCGGACACGCCCAGCGGGTGGCCCAGCGCAATCGCGCCAC
This genomic interval carries:
- a CDS encoding SUKH-4 family immunity protein; this translates as MPKPSDLMSVAFTPSPALAQLVGPGPVQPPAAMKAVLRHVAEHQLWLIPGQSFRADATLRKALGCQSHVHLMELPRLLDAQLKLIPGEKEALRKKRKAEVAAAPAAARWAQGTEAEDPCLAFGEEALEGLQLDERNRSFLLSVGLPECGVPFIDFDAGREGEPFEVLSEGLRVLGTYGDGEEEDLCVCLDESTGGRVVLRDPEKEAVPVLMNSGVPELLECMIIYRDLLRERTEEEEDEPILPKRLRTRAAKALKAQDPQAFRPGSFWYRAVHGTDGPVRQRKSASKRAPARKKKTAARSRR
- a CDS encoding NAD(P)H-dependent flavin oxidoreductase, with translation MGTSAWRSLAAKLGVEQPLIQAPMGGGITTPELVAAVSNAGGLGSIGASYLAPEDILRQAQAVRALTQRPFAINLFSPVGPTKSVDPAPMLEILARYHAQLGLPAPQSPATALPDFLGQVEAVLASAPAVFSFTFGIPSASVLESFKSRGILVAGTATNVQEARQLEASGVDAIVAQGSEAGGHRGTFAGPFESGLVGTMALVPQVVDAVKLPVIASGGIMDGRGIAAARMLGASGVQLGTAFMTCREAGTAVAHKAVLRGARDDSMRITRAFTGRPGRMIANEFITALEGSEAVLPFPAQHYATIALRGAAARQGDTRFMALWAGQGAALSRDVSAADLVKALLSETDTVLRSAVE
- a CDS encoding fused MFS/spermidine synthase, with protein sequence MATPAPTAQNWVLRLFFVSGLSGILFEVLWTRIFTYLLGGTTHSVTAVITAFMLGLGLGSYLLGRVADRSTRPLRIYGLLELGVAFSGLVAFYAFHHIESLYSVLYAWAPQATIKWLVFLIAFVFVSFSATLIGGTLPVLARYVVNRDEGLKAALGQLYSINTLGAAAGSVLMIGLVWVLGYETGYHLALALNVVTGVAALLLSRRENAAPVSSSEAPSASPPPTAEPRETLDGRILLPAFALSGFCALAYEVIWFRLLDFLLLGRLTTFACVLSVYLLGISLGSVAFSRWSPRGLSDLKLFVVFEALLGLLGLLSLPVLSAVSGWGHRPFTIAVGFLLLFAMTLLLGGLFPLAGKLYAGPMRLLGRTVGNIYSANTAGSVLGSFLTGFVLFPTIGTSAALLLIAALNLGIAATLAGVSLRPLNTRWVGTVAALAAVGLGGWFSADWLTRYYEHVSLRPGFRVIAESESSLQPVLVAENGQGDRVLLGGPFQSGETVPARRQTQKLQAHLPMLVHPNPQRVLEIGYGVGELPRTLLLYQPELLQLVELDEHMIPVAEEYFGALNEHASRKPNVRVDVMDGRHFLKMSEEQFDVIMSDSMILASEGSLRLYTEEHFREARRHLRPGGVALVWLPLNAGISKAMVILKTFQKVFPQSLLWLPLGLNTQEAFIVGFRDEASIDWTAWREKYERVARQDLQAFGWDSPGLFFASFRAGPEQLSEIASRVPMINRDMNPVLDFLPQETPAEIDAAVRQLIAYPPGAIFAHLKDGPTPDESLGALRSEVERIHEADQRFFQGVEALERFGARPPSEVLANAATLTEGFRQALELYPRHHASAVWMAQVLGLAAKVQPPMEPEKVRGLLEEALRYSPSDLAVAEALARLALQRGDKEEAHKYIERVRALAPYSRLAATETP
- a CDS encoding fused MFS/spermidine synthase, coding for MNDSPATLSRARFRFLCGLLFCTGMTSLIFQIIWLRGFSIILGSTIYSMACVVTVFMLGLAVGSLIMSRLLKGGGKLAERPLAAYGTVELLVGISALIITWTLFSHQDFYLSLSGSPTAPLLSRLVAQFSVCLALIGIPTALMGMTLPLLSQLVADRRQVSALYGVNTIGAATGSIIASFVLIYYFGCIRAGAFAAAVNALIFTVALAANRFFPPAQEPAAEQPPPDAASTPEGRMLSRPLMLAMAIFSGFVALSCEITWTRFLSLCFGNRIYVTSIALSIILLFMGQAARMSSAMLRGTTPLWRILLYACSLTLISFSAALLLERSAFQPTEPGLVVLFILLMVVFPATALGLIFPLTLAARPAGVTNGASWVGLVYGMNTLASLVGSLASGYVLINLIGSNGLIAFNSVLLLIALAGLAYGFRSHFKLSDHALGGVAVVGFLAIIAPKSLQVPPVVDAERAVVRSEDAHGIFSVVQMDEGRLRVLNNRTDLVYLYGDPSTQYVQESQAFLPILYAPKLEKVLNIGSGYGITAGAFSRVNEVKSIEAVEIVPALVEHAKLFSPGNHDYFTNPRVKIHITDGRHFLATTPERYDIISINVSDPYLPGSSSLFSHEFYELTKSRLGPGGVMAQHIFGPDMATLYHGIREVFPHVKAIPSYGNGLTVIASADPLEPRQRDLFLQRYNEGRALFDTIGIPDGLMGFERLVLLGDETLKELSSRAPAFRNSDDMPALEFRRLPGQLGLFYSNN
- a CDS encoding SMI1/KNR4 family protein; amino-acid sequence: MPTPLRTFEGGPPLTPEDLRSFEQQHGLALPASYEEFLLKTNGGRPERDLLALTGLEGNPRARIHLFFGLNDPVESCNLDWNLEVFKDRIPVGLIPIATTEGTDKICLCVAGERAGAVFYWDGHASPDERNLYALAGDFTSFLSSLHADELSPKTH
- a CDS encoding cysteine hydrolase family protein translates to MKRALLVIDIQKDYFPGGKMELVGTEAASLRARELLEGFRKNGEELIHVQHIFQAPNAPFFVAGTEGAEIHPNVQPLPGERLLVKHHANSFKDTPLQQWLRERDVTDVVICGMMTSMCVDAATRAAADLGFNTYVAADACAAPDLRSGAEIIPGRTVHNAFLAALGSLVARVESTSELLSRRG